In Procambarus clarkii isolate CNS0578487 chromosome 13, FALCON_Pclarkii_2.0, whole genome shotgun sequence, the following are encoded in one genomic region:
- the LOC138364525 gene encoding uncharacterized protein, with product MVFFLRQLQEKYREQKQPLFVTFIDLMKAFDLVSRDCLFKILSKIGCPPSLLSNIRSFHKNMKGTVVFDGLTSDAFDIRSRIKQGCIKQNPIRDFFHSFAAARLRICHGRHLPSNQVGWKALQPYQAESQDEGSPEVSARFPFLHDDDAAVTAHSAEDFQRLMTHFSEACQAFGLTISLKKIQVMRQGVDSPPDIGISDYKLEIVHDFVYL from the coding sequence atggtctttttcctcagacaactgcaggagaaatacagggaacagaagcagccactcttcgtaaccTTCATAGATCTAATGAAGGCCtttgacctcgtcagcagggattgcctgttcaagatcctctccaagatcggatgcccacccagtctCCTCAGCAACATCCGATCCTTCCACAAGAACATgaagggcaccgtggtctttgatggcttaACATCAGATGCCTTCGACATCCGAAGCAGAATAAAGCAGGGCTGCATCAAGCAAAACCCCATTCGGGATTTTTTTCACAGTTTTGCTgcagcacgccttcggatctgccaCGGAAGGCATCTACCTTCGaatcaggtcggatggaaagctcttcaaCCTTACCAGGCCGaaagccaagacgaaggttcgccTGAGGTGTCGGCTCGATTTCCTTTTTTGCACGATGACgatgcagcagtcactgcccactcagccgaagacttccaacggctcatgacccacttcagcgaggcctgtcaggctttcggactcaccatcagcctgaagaaaataCAGGTCATGAGACAAggcgtggactccccacctgacatcggcatctccgattacAAACTGGaaatcgttcacgacttcgtgtacctgtag